A window of Panicum virgatum strain AP13 chromosome 8K, P.virgatum_v5, whole genome shotgun sequence contains these coding sequences:
- the LOC120643364 gene encoding LOW QUALITY PROTEIN: phosphoinositide phospholipase C 2-like (The sequence of the model RefSeq protein was modified relative to this genomic sequence to represent the inferred CDS: substituted 2 bases at 2 genomic stop codons) produces the protein MSAPFSHYFIFTGHNSYLTGNQLNSDSSDIPIIKSLQRGVRVIELDMWPNSSKNNVDILHGGTLTAPVEMIRCLKSIKEYAFCASNYPLVITLEDHLTADLQAKVAEMLIETFGDLLFIPSSEPLKEFPSPEALMKRIIISTKPPQEYKEFLKAKDNQNGSGNIADLPDQGSLRRIDSNADESDGKVCNIIAFSRQAPIVXHAXSKLIVMNRMNEEDSDEDDPKFQQDTACEYRKLITIQAGKPKGHLRDALKVDPDKVRRLSLSETQVAKAIASHGAEVIRFTQKNILRVYPKGTRVNSSNYDPMNAWIHGAQMVAFNMQGYDKALRLMQGFFRANGGCGYVKKPDFLLTTGPNGEVFDPKASLPVKTTLKVKVYMGDGWRMDFSKTHFDSFSPPDFYTRVGIAGVKADSVMKKTRVLEDQWVPVWDEEFTFPLTVPELALLRIEVQEYDMSEKHDFGGQTVLPVWELKQGIRAVPLHDRKGVRYKSVRLLMRFDFV, from the exons CAAATTCTTCAAAGAACAATGTTGATATTCTTCATGGAGG GACATTGACTGCCCCTGTAGAAATGATCAGATGTTTAAAATCAATTAAAGAATATGCCTTTTGTGCGTCCAATTATCCTCTTGTTATTACTCTGGAGGATCACCTAACAGCAGACCTCCAAGCCAAAGTAGCTGAG ATGCTCATTGAAACGTTTGGAGATCTTCTTTTCATCCCTAGTTCAGAGCCATTGAAAGAGTTTCCTTCTCCAGAAGCTCTAATGAAGAGGATAATAATCTCAACTAAACCCCCGCAAGAATACAAGGAGTTTCTGAAAGCTAAGGATAATCAGAATGGTAGTGGAAACATAGCTGATTTACCAGACCAAGGAAGCCTGAGGAGAATAGATTCAAATGCCGATGAATCTGATGGAAAGGTCTGCAATATCATTGCCTTTTCAAGACAGGCACCCATTGTTTAACACGCATGAAGTAAACTTATTGTCATGAACAGGATGAACGAGGAAGATTCTGATGAGGACGACCCCAAATTTCAGCAGGATACTGCCTGTGAGTATAGGAAATTGATCACCATCCAAGCTGGCAAACCAAAAGGCCATTTACGGGATGCTCTAAAGGTAGACCCAGACAAAGTCAGGCGACTCTCTTTGAGCGAGACACAGGTAGCTAAAGCGATAGCTTCTCATGGCGCTGAAGTCATAAG GTTCACTCAGAAGAATATACTGAGGGTGTATCCAAAGGGCACAAGGGTTAACTCTTCTAACTATGATCCAATGAATGCCTGGATTCATGGCGCTCAGATGGTTGCATTTAACATGCAG GGGTATGACAAAGCACTCCGATTGATGCAAGGATTTTTCAGAGCCAATGGGGGCTGCGGGTATGTTAAAAAACCTGACTTCTTGCTAACGACAGGTCCAAATGGCGAGGTATTTGACCCTAAAGCTAGTTTGCCTGTGAAGACAACTCTCAAG GTTAAAGTATATATGGGAGATGGGTGGCGCATGGATTTCAGTAAAACTCATTTCGACTCCTTCTCGCCTCCAGATTTCTATACCAGG GTAGGGATCGCTGGAGTGAAGGCGGATAGTGTGATGAAGAAAACGCGGGTCCTGGAAGACCAGTGGGTGCCGGTGTGGGACGAGGAGTTCACGTTCCCGCTGACGGTGCCGGAGCTAGCCCTGCTGAGGATAGAGGTGCAGGAGTACGACATGTCGGAGAAGCACGACTTCGGCGGGCAGACGGTGCTGCCGGTGTGGGAGCTGAAGCAGGGCATTCGTGCTGTGCCCCTCCACGATCGCAAGGGCGTCAGGTACAAGTCCGTCAGGCTCCTCATGCGCTTCGATTTTGTCTAG